From a single Thermodesulfobacteriota bacterium genomic region:
- a CDS encoding DUF4416 family protein — MSQLNEPPYVKLFMGLIYNQAESENTALKKLSAELGEIDYQSPETHFDHSTYYKDEMGEGLLRKLITFKKLIPREQIVGVKAFTNKLEEVFSYEDRRSINIDPGYIAYEHVILSTGKGYSHRPYLGSGVYADLTLIYMNDEYKTLNWTYPDYGTKEMRALFKHLRQQYAGQLAEESNI; from the coding sequence ATGAGCCAACTAAATGAACCCCCTTATGTAAAACTTTTTATGGGCCTTATCTATAACCAAGCCGAGTCTGAGAACACGGCGCTTAAAAAGCTTAGCGCTGAGCTTGGAGAAATAGACTATCAGAGTCCAGAGACCCATTTTGATCATAGCACCTATTACAAAGATGAGATGGGAGAGGGTTTGCTTAGAAAACTTATAACATTTAAAAAGCTTATCCCAAGAGAGCAAATCGTTGGGGTTAAGGCATTTACAAATAAGCTCGAAGAGGTATTTTCATATGAAGACAGAAGAAGTATTAATATAGACCCTGGCTATATAGCGTATGAGCATGTAATACTTTCTACAGGCAAAGGCTACTCCCATAGACCATACTTAGGCAGTGGAGTTTATGCAGATTTGACCCTTATTTATATGAATGACGAATATAAAACGTTAAACTGGACATATCCTGATTACGGAACTAAAGAGATGAGAGCGTTATTTAAACATTTAAGACAACAATATGCAGGCCAGCTGGCTGAGGAATCAAATATATGA
- the dapB gene encoding 4-hydroxy-tetrahydrodipicolinate reductase: MINVSIMGVCGRMGKSIFHLLNADSDIQIVGGTEINEHPDIGKDIGLALGDSEVGATISSSTQDASSKADVIVDFTSPSSTLDNARYAAANNIAMVIGTTGFEDDQKAELTKLAQNFPCVLSPNMSIGVNVMFEATKRLAEILGEDYDVEIIEAHHKHKIDAPSGTALRLGESAAEGLGRDFSASARFERHGVIGERGEKEIGMQTIRAGDIVGEHTVMFCGSGERIELTHRAMSRDNFSKGVLRAVKWLPGKDSGIYTMKEVLGI; this comes from the coding sequence ATGATAAATGTATCAATAATGGGCGTTTGCGGCCGGATGGGAAAAAGCATTTTCCATCTCCTAAACGCTGATAGTGACATCCAGATAGTAGGCGGAACTGAGATTAACGAGCATCCTGATATAGGCAAGGACATTGGACTTGCTCTAGGAGATAGTGAGGTAGGGGCCACTATAAGCTCATCTACACAAGATGCATCAAGTAAAGCTGATGTGATTGTCGACTTCACTTCTCCATCTTCTACCTTAGATAATGCGCGTTATGCCGCTGCAAATAATATTGCAATGGTAATCGGTACGACAGGATTTGAAGATGATCAGAAAGCCGAGTTAACAAAGCTTGCGCAAAATTTCCCTTGTGTTTTATCGCCTAATATGAGCATTGGTGTAAATGTAATGTTTGAGGCTACAAAAAGATTGGCCGAGATATTAGGTGAGGACTATGATGTTGAAATCATTGAAGCTCATCACAAACACAAAATTGACGCTCCAAGCGGCACAGCGCTTAGGTTAGGTGAGTCTGCGGCAGAGGGGCTGGGTCGAGATTTTTCAGCCTCTGCTAGGTTTGAGAGACACGGAGTAATTGGCGAGAGAGGAGAGAAAGAAATAGGTATGCAGACAATAAGGGCAGGGGATATTGTGGGAGAGCATACGGTTATGTTCTGCGGATCTGGCGAGAGGATAGAGCTTACCCACAGAGCTATGAGCCGCGATAATTTTTCAAAAGGAGTCCTTAGAGCAGTAAAGTGGCTTCCAGGAAAAGATTCTGGAATCTATACCATGAAAGAAGTGCTGGGTATCTAA
- the sucD gene encoding succinate--CoA ligase subunit alpha: MSILVNKDSKVIVQGITGSAGLFHATQCRDYGTQVVGGVTPGKGGTEVEGFPVFDTVEDARRVTGANTSLIFVPAAFAMDSMIEAIDAGVELVICITEGVPTLDMVKVKKFMEGKDVTLIGPNCPGVMTPGEAKVGIMPGYIHTPGNVGIISRSGTLTYEAVWQLSELGIGQSTSVGIGGDPIIGSTFIDVLKLFNQDDDTEAIILIGEIGGSAEEEAAAYIKENVDKPVVAFIAGSTAPKGKRMGHAGAIISGSSGSAKDKVAALEDAGVKVCPSPAEMGETLKAAIS; the protein is encoded by the coding sequence ATGAGCATTTTAGTAAACAAAGATAGCAAGGTAATTGTGCAGGGTATCACCGGAAGTGCAGGTCTTTTTCATGCCACCCAGTGCCGTGATTACGGAACTCAGGTAGTTGGCGGAGTAACACCAGGAAAAGGCGGAACAGAGGTCGAAGGGTTCCCGGTTTTTGACACAGTTGAAGATGCAAGAAGAGTGACCGGAGCAAACACCTCATTAATTTTTGTACCGGCTGCGTTTGCTATGGACTCCATGATAGAAGCAATTGACGCTGGCGTTGAGCTTGTGATCTGCATCACAGAGGGCGTTCCGACACTTGATATGGTTAAAGTAAAAAAATTCATGGAAGGAAAAGACGTAACCCTAATCGGGCCAAACTGCCCAGGAGTTATGACCCCAGGCGAGGCAAAAGTTGGTATTATGCCCGGCTATATTCATACACCTGGAAATGTTGGAATTATCTCACGTAGCGGAACCCTAACATATGAGGCAGTATGGCAGCTATCAGAGCTTGGAATAGGACAGTCGACATCAGTAGGAATAGGCGGAGACCCAATTATCGGTTCCACATTTATTGATGTTTTAAAACTTTTCAATCAGGATGACGACACAGAGGCGATTATCTTAATCGGTGAGATCGGCGGAAGCGCTGAAGAAGAAGCAGCCGCATACATTAAAGAAAACGTAGATAAACCTGTTGTCGCATTTATTGCAGGGTCAACAGCGCCGAAAGGAAAAAGAATGGGTCATGCAGGTGCCATTATTTCAGGTAGCTCAGGAAGCGCCAAAGACAAAGTTGCCGCTCTTGAAGATGCCGGGGTTAAGGTATGCCCTAGCCCAGCTGAGATGGGCGAGACGCTAAAAGCTGCCATTTCATAA
- a CDS encoding NAD-dependent epimerase/dehydratase family protein — protein MKVLVTGACGFIGSSLSERLIEEGMEVVGLDSFFDYYPRKIKERNIENLLNNSGFKFVEADILEVNWDEILSDISGVFHQAAIAGVRASWGGSFNQYVENNILGTQKLLEACTDKNLDKFVYASSSSVYGDSTDLPIKETSPTNPVSPYGVSKLAAEHLACLYSKGYGVPTVSLRYFTVYGPRQRPDMAFHKFISAVMKGDRIDIYGTGKQTRDFTYIDDAVEANLQAFKSGRAGEVYNVGGGSRIELLDAIRLIEEIVGKSANLVHTDPQRGDAKHTFSDITKANTDFGYNPKVDVKIGLEKHYEWLKENISIYD, from the coding sequence ATGAAAGTACTTGTGACCGGGGCCTGTGGTTTTATAGGTTCTAGCCTATCTGAAAGGCTTATAGAAGAGGGTATGGAGGTCGTAGGGTTAGATTCCTTTTTTGATTACTACCCCCGCAAGATAAAAGAACGAAATATAGAAAATCTTCTAAACAATTCAGGTTTTAAGTTTGTTGAGGCGGATATTTTAGAAGTTAACTGGGATGAGATTTTATCTGATATAAGTGGTGTTTTTCACCAGGCGGCAATAGCAGGAGTAAGGGCAAGCTGGGGAGGAAGTTTTAATCAATACGTTGAGAATAATATACTCGGTACTCAAAAGCTTTTAGAAGCATGTACTGATAAGAACCTAGATAAATTCGTCTATGCCTCCTCTTCATCAGTCTATGGTGATTCTACGGACTTGCCTATCAAAGAGACTTCCCCCACAAATCCGGTATCTCCATACGGAGTCTCAAAACTTGCCGCAGAGCATCTAGCCTGCTTATATAGCAAAGGTTATGGAGTACCCACGGTGTCTCTTAGATACTTTACAGTCTATGGACCAAGGCAGCGCCCGGATATGGCGTTTCATAAATTCATCAGCGCGGTAATGAAAGGGGATCGGATTGATATTTACGGCACCGGCAAGCAGACTAGGGATTTTACATACATTGATGATGCTGTCGAGGCAAACCTCCAAGCCTTTAAAAGCGGCAGAGCTGGAGAGGTCTATAACGTTGGCGGCGGAAGCAGAATAGAACTACTAGATGCAATTAGATTGATTGAAGAGATTGTGGGCAAATCAGCAAACCTGGTTCACACAGACCCTCAAAGAGGAGATGCCAAGCACACTTTTTCAGATATCACTAAAGCAAATACGGATTTTGGATACAATCCCAAAGTAGATGTAAAAATCGGGCTTGAGAAACACTACGAGTGGTTAAAAGAAAATATTTCTATTTATGATTGA
- a CDS encoding YicC/YloC family endoribonuclease translates to MKSMTGYGKSEIETKSGKLTVEARSENHRFLDIKFQLPELISSIENQLNEAVKNQILRGKIRVSLTLESAINNTISLNLDLAKKAKNSIDKLKKEVGIKEETKLEHFLMIREIFSSESTKSLSKNETNQIRTTVLAAIKKLDDARASEGRKLEKDIKQRLKTIEKLTGTIQSKRKDFLKNTSARLIERIEKLLEDTKIDEERLYQETAFLAERSDITEEIVRLKAHISKFRETCSKKGSIGKELDFLLQEMNREAGTISAKSKDATISHCIIDLRSEMEKIREQVQNIE, encoded by the coding sequence ATGAAAAGTATGACAGGTTACGGCAAAAGCGAAATAGAGACAAAGAGCGGAAAACTCACTGTTGAGGCTCGATCTGAGAATCACAGGTTTTTAGACATTAAATTTCAGCTGCCCGAGCTTATTTCGTCAATTGAGAATCAGTTAAACGAAGCAGTTAAAAATCAGATACTAAGGGGTAAGATAAGGGTTAGCCTAACACTTGAATCAGCAATTAATAACACAATCTCTCTTAATCTTGATCTTGCAAAAAAAGCTAAAAACAGCATAGATAAACTAAAAAAAGAGGTTGGTATAAAAGAAGAGACTAAACTTGAGCATTTTCTTATGATAAGGGAGATATTCTCTTCCGAATCAACCAAGAGCCTTAGTAAAAACGAGACTAATCAAATTAGAACGACTGTGCTAGCTGCAATCAAGAAGCTTGATGACGCCCGGGCCTCAGAAGGGCGAAAGCTTGAAAAAGACATAAAACAGAGGCTTAAAACTATAGAGAAGCTAACTGGCACCATCCAGTCCAAAAGAAAAGATTTCTTAAAAAACACCTCAGCCAGGCTTATAGAAAGAATAGAGAAACTGCTTGAAGACACAAAGATCGATGAAGAGAGGCTATATCAGGAAACAGCATTCTTGGCAGAACGAAGCGATATCACAGAAGAGATAGTTAGGCTTAAGGCCCACATAAGTAAATTCAGAGAAACTTGCAGCAAGAAAGGTTCAATTGGAAAAGAGCTAGATTTCCTTCTTCAGGAAATGAACAGAGAGGCCGGCACAATATCAGCTAAATCTAAAGATGCGACTATCTCTCACTGCATTATAGACCTTAGATCCGAGATGGAGAAGATAAGAGAACAGGTTCAAAATATAGAATAG
- a CDS encoding tRNA-guanine transglycosylase, producing MFSFEIKKNDETTRARLGKMTTAHGEIQTPAFMPVATHATVKGISSEEILDMGFQMIIANAYHLYLRPGHKRIEKLGGLHKFMNWNKPIT from the coding sequence ATGTTCAGTTTCGAAATAAAAAAGAATGATGAAACCACCCGAGCTAGGCTGGGCAAAATGACAACAGCCCACGGCGAGATTCAAACCCCTGCGTTCATGCCTGTGGCAACGCACGCAACAGTCAAAGGCATTTCATCAGAAGAGATCTTAGATATGGGATTTCAGATGATAATTGCAAATGCTTATCACCTTTATCTAAGACCCGGACATAAGAGAATTGAAAAACTGGGCGGTCTTCATAAGTTTATGAATTGGAACAAACCCATTAC